One Maniola hyperantus chromosome 17, iAphHyp1.2, whole genome shotgun sequence DNA window includes the following coding sequences:
- the Xe7 gene encoding A-kinase anchor protein 17A isoform X3 translates to MEKLRKMIQPDSFSILKVSKHSSEVIRFDAELENRTKLERVLARLEDRIIQLNDYPDPLKVKVSECKSDFPSRHSWDSFFRDATDMDEMKPGERPDTIHIRNLPIRWFVHERDRDEDALPSESLFKKVFEKYGPIRQVDVPAADPFRMQMKAAMRGITTPPQDSSLYFEGYIQFSEYAGFVRCMDALRGRKLLKRSEDLAEWCTIYVDFDKTKHMTDASVKRRSIVRERLTSRQKAKDEEERQEKEKIAKREAKERQKETVTRMIFHSLSQKMEHREKEKLAKMREREEKRKKKQLAKLMERDDVDLNKKVAEEQRKLLKTQKKLQAIRLIEELFRRIELRPELQRNGSKPERYYKAGDRMARLRIVEKYKRQQEKALDEQQERLRHALDGRIVIRSALETKKPLRESSISSVSEDERELKRVKTERLSTPEREGYNKNPAMYGYPNPYGFGFPYAAVPPPHGYPFPQTSMYYPMRGAYYPPPDTYSRRPFRGRGRGRGRGRLPYFEGPDATQQYYQYFKKLSEAEHRNEHDNRSRSRSRSRRRSYSRSRSRSRRRSYSRSRSRSRSRSRRSRSRSRRSRSRSRRSRSHSHNSRSRRRSRSRSKRPKTKSRSKSKSKHRSPSPKPAEKRASVDSTKFVSPGTMRRQRSKSWSLPKEGEPRKSWSKTPEKKNE, encoded by the exons CAGGACTAAATTGGAACGTGTGTTAGCGCGTTTAGAAGACAGGATAATACAGTTAAATGACTATCCAGACCCATTGAAAGTGAAAGTATCAGAATGCAAGTCGGATTTTCCGAGTCGTCATTCGTGGGACTCATTTTTCCGAGACGCGACAGATATGGATGAAATGAAACCAGGTGAGCGACCTGATACTATACATATAAGGAACTTGCCTATACGTTGGTTTGTTCATGAACGCGATCGGGACGAAGATGCACTACCATCGGAGAGTTTGTTTAAAAAAGTGTTTGAAAAATATGGTCCGATAAGACAAGTTGATGTACCCGCTGCTGATCCATTTCGTATGCAAATGAAAGCTGCTATGAGAGGCATTACCACTCCTCCACAGGATTCCTCCTTATACTTTGAAGGTTATATTCAGTTTAGTGAATATGCTGGGTTCGTACGATGCATGGATGCTTTAAGAGGTCGTAAGTTACTAAAACGGAGTGAGGATTTAGCTGAATGGTGTACAATCTATGTGGATTTTGATAAAACTAAGCATATGACGGATGCCTCGGTGAAGAGAAGATCTATAGTGAGGGAGAGGCTCACATCTAGACAGAAAGCTAAGGACGAGGAAGAGAGACAGGAGAAAGAGAAAATTGCTAAGCGAGAAGCTAAAGAACG ACAAAAAGAAACAGTAACACGTATGATTTTTCACTCTTTAAGCCAAAAGATGGAGCACCGCGAAAAGGAGAAGTTGGCAAAGATGAGGGAAAGGGAAGAAAAGAGAAAGAAGAAGCAACTTGCTAAGCTGATGGAGAGGGATGATGTTGATTTGAACAAGAAGGTGGCAGAAGAGCAGAGAAAACTGCTAAAGACTCAGAAGAAGTTGCAGGCTATAAGGCTGATTGAGGAACTCTTCAGAAGGATTGAG tTGCGCCCAGAGCTGCAACGCAACGGCTCGAAGCCGGAGCGCTACTACAAGGCGGGCGACCGCATGGCGCGACTACGGATAGTGGAGAAGTACAAGCGACAGCAAGAAAAGGCTCTCGACGAACAACAGGAGAGGCTCAGGCATGCGCTGGACG GTCGTATCGTGATCCGTTCAGCGCTGGAGACCAAGAAGCCCCTGCGAGAGTCGTCCATCAGCTCCGTGTCGGAGGACGAGCGCGAACTGAAGCGCGTCAAGACCGAGAGGCTCTCCACGCCAGAGCGAGAGGGGTACAACAAGAACCCAG CAATGTACGGGTACCCCAACCCGTACGGCTTCGGGTTCCCGTACGCCGCCGTGCCGCCGCCGCACGGATACCCCTTCCCGCAAA CGTCGATGTACTACCCGATGCGCGGCGCGTACTACCCTCCCCCCGACACGTACTCGCGGCGCCCGTTCCGCGGCCGCGGGCGCGGCAGGGGGAGGGGCAGGCTGCCGTACTTCGAGGGACCCGACGCTACTCAGCAGTACTACCA GTACTTCAAGAAGCTATCAGAAGCGGAGCACCGCAACGAGCACGATAACCGTTCGCGTTCCCGCTCACGCTCGCGGCGACGCTCGTATTCGCGCTCTCGCTCGCGCTCGCGCCGCCGCTCCTACTCGCGCTCCCGCTCACGCTCCCGGAGCAGAAGCCGGAGATCCCGCTCCAGGAGCCGAAGATCCAGATCCAGGAGTAGGAGGTCCAG ATCTCACAGTCACAACTCAAGATCACGCCGAAGATCTCGATCAAGAAGCAAGCGACCCAAGACCAAATCCCGGTCCAAGTCCAAATCCAAGCACCGCAGCCCCAGCCCCAAGCCCGCGGAGAAACGCGCCAGTGTGGACAGCACCAAGTTTGTGTCGCCGGGAACTATGCGGCGACAGCGGTCTAAGAGCTGGTCCCTGCCTAAGGAGGGGGAGCCTAGGAAGTCTTGGTCTAAGACTCCCGAGAAAAAGAACGAATaa